In Neokomagataea tanensis, one genomic interval encodes:
- a CDS encoding FAD-binding protein, with protein sequence MTALVLLEIENGAVRQASRSAVAAASAFGSVDVLVLGAGAEAAARLPGVARVRHAESLSDSIAESASALLASIAAEYTHIISAATANGKNILPRLAGLLDVQPIPDVIAIQDADTFVRPIYAGNALATVRSSDNIKVLTVRGANFDPVASEGGSASIEAIALDTSATIPSVEEISVNLSTSERPELESARVVLSGGRGLKDAANFKLLDPIADKLGAAIGASRAAVDSGFAPNEMQVGQTGKIVAPELYVAVGLSGAIQHLAGMKDSRVIVAINIDPEAPIFRVADYGLVADLFTVLPELEQAL encoded by the coding sequence ATGACAGCTCTTGTTCTTCTGGAAATCGAAAACGGCGCAGTCCGACAGGCATCGCGCTCAGCCGTTGCCGCTGCAAGCGCCTTTGGTTCTGTTGATGTGCTTGTTCTCGGCGCAGGCGCAGAAGCTGCAGCGCGCCTTCCGGGCGTTGCCCGCGTCCGACACGCAGAGTCACTTTCTGATTCCATCGCCGAAAGTGCGTCTGCGCTACTTGCAAGCATTGCTGCCGAATATACGCATATCATCAGCGCAGCGACAGCAAACGGTAAAAACATCCTGCCCCGGCTTGCTGGGTTACTTGATGTTCAGCCTATCCCTGACGTCATTGCTATTCAGGATGCAGATACTTTCGTCCGTCCGATTTATGCAGGCAATGCACTCGCAACTGTGCGATCAAGCGATAACATCAAAGTTCTAACAGTACGCGGCGCCAATTTTGATCCGGTAGCAAGTGAAGGTGGAAGCGCATCTATCGAAGCAATCGCTCTTGATACATCTGCTACAATCCCTTCCGTTGAAGAAATCTCGGTCAACCTCTCAACATCCGAACGCCCTGAATTGGAATCAGCCAGAGTAGTTCTCTCAGGGGGTAGAGGGTTAAAAGACGCAGCAAACTTTAAGCTGCTTGACCCTATTGCAGACAAACTCGGCGCAGCCATTGGCGCTTCACGCGCCGCTGTGGATTCAGGCTTCGCACCAAACGAAATGCAAGTCGGGCAAACGGGTAAAATCGTTGCGCCTGAGCTGTACGTTGCTGTCGGTCTATCTGGCGCAATTCAGCATTTGGCCGGCATGAAGGACAGCCGCGTCATCGTTGCAATCAATATCGATCCAGAAGCACCAATTTTCCGCGTCGCGGATTATGGGCTGGTCGCTGACCTGTTCACGGTTCTACCGGAACTGGAACAAGCGCTTTAA
- a CDS encoding TetR family transcriptional regulator — protein sequence MDDGLNTLDGASLHHDAPVSPFDAALLRAAFDRAGSEGWHRFSLVDAALDAKLPIDEVRARFPIKAKLLITLCQIADKSALRDESEGAVKERLFDLLMRRLDVLQEYRSGVQAVMQAIPYDPALGALLAALTLDSMRWITETAGIDGAGIRGAFRIKAIAGIWALSLNTWHKDESADLGTTMAALEKNLEKAERFGALQPSPRQKLHDALNHSSLPNHDLEVEY from the coding sequence ATGGACGACGGACTAAACACGCTTGACGGCGCATCCTTACACCACGATGCCCCCGTTAGTCCGTTTGACGCCGCATTGCTGCGTGCAGCTTTTGACCGAGCTGGCTCCGAAGGGTGGCATCGCTTTTCCTTGGTCGATGCAGCGCTAGACGCCAAGCTTCCCATCGACGAAGTTCGTGCACGCTTTCCTATCAAAGCAAAGCTGCTGATAACCCTATGCCAGATCGCTGATAAAAGCGCGCTGCGCGATGAAAGCGAAGGAGCCGTCAAGGAGCGCCTCTTTGATCTCCTCATGCGACGTTTAGACGTGCTGCAAGAATACCGCTCCGGTGTCCAAGCTGTCATGCAGGCAATTCCCTATGACCCCGCTCTAGGCGCGCTCCTTGCTGCCCTAACACTGGATTCGATGCGGTGGATTACCGAGACTGCTGGCATTGATGGAGCAGGTATCCGCGGTGCGTTCCGCATTAAAGCAATTGCCGGAATCTGGGCACTCTCCCTCAACACATGGCACAAAGATGAAAGCGCTGACCTAGGCACAACAATGGCTGCGCTTGAGAAAAACCTCGAAAAAGCTGAGCGTTTTGGCGCCTTACAACCCTCCCCTCGGCAGAAGCTTCACGACGCGCTTAACCACTCCAGCCTACCTAATCATGATTTAGAAGTAGAATATTGA
- the hemH gene encoding ferrochelatase: MAFVYRTPRTPIPLNGRTGVLLINLGTPDNTGYWGVRRYLSEFLSDRRVIEAPSVVWQPILQGAVLARRPFESGANYARIWDKEKNASPLRVYTEKQAELLKERLSNEDVPVAWGMRYGKPSIAHAVDELMDQGCDRIISIPLYPQYSATTTATANDQLFRALMKLRGQPSVLTVPSFPDHPLFIKGLEESVRRKLASLDFKPQRLVVSFHGLPKICVEKGDRYREECERTTAALRTALDLTEEQMPLTFQSRFGPMEWLKPYTAEFVSKLPDEGVTKIAVITPGFMADCIETLDEIGNELREEFEEVGGEKFALIPCLNDDVAAIDLIEDLTRKAMRGFSTAE; this comes from the coding sequence ATGGCTTTTGTATATCGCACCCCCCGCACCCCAATCCCTTTAAATGGCCGCACAGGTGTGCTGCTCATTAACCTCGGTACACCCGACAATACGGGATACTGGGGTGTGAGGCGCTACCTGAGTGAGTTCCTTTCTGACCGCAGAGTCATCGAGGCGCCGTCAGTTGTCTGGCAGCCGATATTGCAGGGCGCAGTATTGGCGCGTCGGCCGTTTGAAAGTGGAGCCAATTACGCTCGGATCTGGGACAAAGAAAAAAATGCCTCCCCGCTGAGGGTGTACACCGAGAAGCAAGCAGAATTGCTGAAGGAAAGGCTGTCTAATGAGGACGTGCCGGTAGCTTGGGGCATGCGTTACGGCAAGCCATCTATAGCTCACGCTGTAGATGAGCTCATGGATCAGGGTTGCGACAGGATCATAAGCATCCCGCTTTACCCCCAATACTCTGCCACAACCACGGCAACTGCAAACGACCAGTTGTTTCGTGCACTGATGAAGCTGCGTGGTCAGCCTTCTGTGTTGACAGTGCCTTCGTTTCCGGATCACCCCTTGTTCATCAAAGGCTTGGAGGAATCAGTTCGTCGGAAGCTGGCTAGCTTGGATTTCAAGCCCCAGAGATTGGTCGTATCTTTCCACGGCCTGCCTAAAATATGCGTGGAAAAAGGAGATCGATACAGGGAAGAGTGCGAGCGCACTACGGCAGCTCTGCGTACAGCCTTGGATCTTACTGAAGAGCAGATGCCGCTCACATTTCAGTCGCGCTTTGGGCCAATGGAATGGTTAAAGCCTTATACTGCTGAATTCGTATCTAAGTTGCCGGATGAAGGTGTCACTAAGATTGCTGTCATAACACCAGGCTTCATGGCGGATTGCATCGAGACTCTGGACGAAATCGGAAATGAGCTTCGTGAAGAGTTTGAAGAGGTCGGTGGCGAGAAGTTTGCTTTAATACCGTGCTTGAATGATGACGTAGCTGCGATTGACTTAATTGAGGATCTCACACGTAAGGCAATGCGCGGCTTCTCGACGGCTGAGTAA
- a CDS encoding isocitrate/isopropylmalate dehydrogenase family protein: MTSSHVERIPATLIAGDGIGPDITASVTTVLDALGAPFEWDKQEAGLGAFEKEGTALPEKTLESIQRTGLVLKGPLTTPVGKGFRSINVTLRQKFDLYANVRPTQTLVPGGRYENVDLVVIRENVEGLYAAMEHYLPSGNDPQAVAYGAGYNTRTECNRIVRFAFEYALKNGRKKVTLVHKANILKILSGLFLEEGRRVAAEYEGRVAVEEKIVDACAMELVVKPEQYDVMVTTNLFGDILSDLTAGLVGGLGMAPGANIGETMGLFEAVHGSAPDIAGKGIANPLALMMAGSMMLAHVGRLDLSQRLDNAMKHIIEVDGIRTRDLGGSATTEDVTQALLRAIR; the protein is encoded by the coding sequence ATGACCAGCTCTCACGTCGAACGCATTCCAGCCACCCTCATCGCCGGTGACGGTATCGGTCCTGACATTACAGCTTCGGTTACAACCGTTCTTGACGCACTGGGCGCCCCTTTTGAATGGGATAAGCAAGAGGCAGGTCTGGGCGCTTTTGAAAAAGAAGGCACCGCACTCCCAGAGAAAACCCTCGAAAGCATCCAACGCACAGGCCTCGTGCTTAAAGGTCCGCTAACAACACCCGTAGGCAAAGGCTTCCGGTCCATCAACGTCACGCTACGTCAAAAATTTGACCTCTACGCAAACGTGCGCCCCACCCAAACACTCGTGCCCGGCGGTCGCTACGAAAACGTCGACCTTGTCGTTATCCGTGAAAACGTCGAAGGCCTTTATGCCGCGATGGAGCACTACCTGCCTTCAGGGAATGACCCACAAGCCGTCGCATACGGTGCAGGCTACAATACCCGCACAGAATGTAACCGCATCGTGCGCTTTGCCTTCGAATACGCTCTGAAGAACGGCCGCAAGAAAGTCACGCTGGTCCATAAAGCGAACATCCTCAAAATCCTCAGCGGATTATTTCTAGAGGAAGGCCGCCGCGTTGCCGCGGAATATGAAGGCCGCGTCGCCGTCGAAGAAAAAATTGTCGATGCCTGCGCCATGGAACTGGTCGTTAAGCCAGAACAATATGACGTCATGGTCACCACAAACCTGTTCGGCGATATTCTTTCCGACCTTACAGCAGGCCTCGTTGGTGGGCTTGGCATGGCGCCCGGCGCAAATATTGGTGAGACTATGGGCCTGTTTGAGGCAGTCCACGGCTCCGCACCAGACATCGCCGGCAAAGGAATCGCCAACCCGCTAGCCCTCATGATGGCAGGTAGCATGATGCTCGCCCATGTCGGTCGCCTCGACCTCTCACAGCGCCTCGACAACGCCATGAAACACATCATCGAAGTCGACGGCATCCGTACCCGTGACCTCGGTGGTTCCGCCACGACAGAAGACGTCACACAAGCTCTTTTGCGCGCCATCCGCTAA
- a CDS encoding electron transfer flavoprotein subunit beta/FixA family protein yields MKILVPIKRVVDYNVKVRVAADGSGVDTQGVKMSMNPFDEIAVEEGIRLRESGAAKEVVVVTIGAQAAQDVLRTAMAMGADRAILVKTDDTLEPRAVANALKAVIERENPSIVSMGKQAIDDDMNATGQILAAKLNWPQATFASKVVVNGDKAEVTREIDGGTATFAVPLPAIITADLRLNEPRYASLPNIMKARKKPLETIELESLGVDTASRLTTISVAEPAERQAGVMVSSVAELVEKLKTEAKVI; encoded by the coding sequence ATGAAGATATTAGTGCCGATCAAGCGCGTGGTCGATTACAACGTGAAAGTCCGCGTCGCAGCGGATGGTAGCGGTGTCGACACGCAAGGCGTGAAAATGTCAATGAACCCCTTCGATGAGATCGCCGTCGAAGAAGGCATCCGACTGCGCGAAAGCGGAGCGGCGAAAGAGGTTGTGGTCGTCACCATTGGGGCCCAAGCAGCGCAAGATGTTTTGCGCACCGCCATGGCCATGGGTGCGGACCGCGCTATTCTGGTAAAAACAGACGATACACTTGAGCCGCGCGCCGTCGCGAACGCGCTCAAGGCCGTCATCGAGCGCGAAAATCCATCCATCGTGAGCATGGGCAAACAAGCCATTGACGATGACATGAACGCGACGGGCCAGATTCTGGCTGCCAAGCTCAACTGGCCACAAGCGACATTTGCCAGCAAAGTCGTTGTGAACGGTGACAAGGCAGAAGTCACACGCGAGATCGACGGCGGCACAGCAACATTTGCTGTCCCCCTCCCGGCTATCATTACAGCAGATCTACGCCTGAATGAGCCTCGATACGCCTCGCTCCCGAACATCATGAAAGCCCGCAAAAAGCCTCTCGAGACAATTGAGCTCGAAAGCCTCGGCGTAGACACCGCATCACGCCTGACGACGATTTCGGTAGCAGAGCCAGCTGAGCGCCAAGCCGGCGTCATGGTAAGCAGCGTGGCCGAGTTGGTCGAAAAACTAAAGACAGAAGCGAAGGTGATCTGA
- the gmk gene encoding guanylate kinase yields MTRPSRRGVCFIISAPSGAGKSTIANALRASEPSLKHSVSVTTRQPRPGEVEGVHYHFRDLENFRKMAEQGDLLEWAEVFGRGYGTPRKPVEEALAAGHDMVFDIDWQGHRLMRQALPDDVVSLFVLPPSLEELERRLHRRASDHPEEIEKRMRAALDEISHWSEFDHVIVNNELDAAITQARSVLQSARQVTRRQTGIADLVKTFTR; encoded by the coding sequence ATGACGCGTCCGTCACGCCGTGGAGTTTGTTTTATTATCTCTGCGCCGTCGGGAGCAGGAAAGTCGACCATCGCGAACGCGTTGCGTGCTTCTGAGCCCTCGTTAAAACATTCCGTTTCGGTGACGACACGTCAACCTCGTCCGGGAGAAGTCGAGGGGGTGCATTATCATTTCCGCGATTTGGAGAATTTTCGAAAAATGGCTGAGCAAGGCGACTTGCTGGAGTGGGCGGAAGTTTTCGGCAGAGGTTATGGCACCCCAAGAAAACCTGTTGAAGAAGCGTTAGCCGCTGGGCACGACATGGTGTTTGACATTGACTGGCAAGGGCACAGACTCATGCGCCAAGCATTGCCGGACGATGTCGTCAGCCTGTTCGTTCTACCGCCTTCTTTGGAGGAATTGGAGCGTCGCTTGCATAGACGTGCGTCCGATCATCCTGAAGAAATCGAGAAAAGAATGCGCGCTGCACTCGACGAGATTTCACATTGGTCAGAATTTGACCATGTCATCGTGAACAATGAATTGGATGCAGCCATCACCCAGGCTCGGTCTGTTCTACAATCTGCGCGGCAGGTGACGCGCCGGCAAACAGGCATTGCGGATTTGGTGAAGACGTTTACACGCTAA
- a CDS encoding LysR family transcriptional regulator produces the protein MLELRHLRALIAIAEEGNLTLAAERLGIQQPPLTRLLRRAEQALGVILFERHPRGMRLTAAGRTLLDGAYDVVDRLEEAVRDVGRVMRGESGELAVGFTNSAMCHPSLPAVLGDFRQRWPDVDVSLTEGNSSQLLGALRDDRVDVAFVRASIPDASDIVVEQLFDEPMVVAVPIGHALAQQVCADGIRLGDLEGEDFILYQSQYNNGLYRTIVDACHGAGFTPSIRQKGPQLMAALNLVAGGLGISIVPQSMGAHHPSQIRYLPLSKKTPLTASLYLIFRPVRMSGAKLYFIHQARKMRCHSSLKSL, from the coding sequence ATGCTTGAATTACGTCATCTCCGTGCGCTGATCGCAATTGCTGAAGAAGGCAATTTAACCCTTGCGGCTGAGCGCCTCGGAATACAGCAACCCCCACTGACCAGACTTTTGCGCAGAGCAGAGCAGGCCTTAGGCGTTATTTTGTTTGAGCGTCACCCGAGAGGGATGCGTCTGACGGCTGCCGGACGCACCTTGTTAGATGGCGCATATGATGTCGTGGATCGTTTGGAAGAAGCGGTGCGCGATGTTGGGCGAGTAATGCGTGGGGAAAGTGGGGAGTTGGCGGTTGGGTTTACGAACTCTGCTATGTGCCATCCGAGTCTTCCTGCTGTTCTAGGAGACTTTCGTCAGCGTTGGCCTGATGTTGATGTCAGCCTAACGGAAGGCAACTCCAGCCAATTACTGGGTGCATTGAGGGATGATCGCGTCGATGTTGCCTTTGTCCGGGCATCCATACCCGATGCGTCTGACATTGTTGTCGAGCAGCTTTTTGATGAACCAATGGTTGTTGCTGTGCCGATTGGTCACGCTTTGGCTCAGCAAGTGTGTGCTGATGGGATTCGTTTGGGGGATTTAGAGGGAGAAGACTTCATCCTTTATCAAAGCCAATACAATAACGGGCTTTACCGAACGATAGTTGACGCCTGTCATGGTGCTGGATTTACCCCAAGTATTAGGCAGAAAGGCCCGCAGCTGATGGCAGCATTAAATTTGGTTGCAGGCGGGCTTGGCATTTCAATTGTTCCGCAATCTATGGGTGCGCACCATCCGTCTCAGATTAGGTATTTGCCTCTATCCAAAAAGACGCCTCTTACAGCATCGTTATATTTAATTTTCCGTCCCGTTAGAATGAGTGGCGCCAAATTGTATTTCATCCATCAGGCCCGGAAAATGCGTTGTCACAGTTCCTTAAAAAGTCTGTGA
- the acnA gene encoding aconitate hydratase AcnA yields MKLVGNDLLNAGRDLSVDGRSYRYFSLPAAAEKIGDVSRLPVSLKILLENTLRFTDGTSYTEADAQAIADWLKNASSTQEVPFKPARILMQDFTGVPAVVDLAAMRDGILSLGGDPRRVNPLVPVDLVIDHSVMVDVSGREDALQQNVTREFERNGERYAFLRWGQQAFDQFRVVPPGAGICHQVNLEYLSRVVWTREIDGTTYAYPDTLYGTDSHTTMVNGLGVLGWGVGGIEAEAAMLGQPIAMLIPDVIGFRLEGKLPEGTTATDLVLTITQMLRAKGVVGKFVEFYGPALNDLPLADRATIANMAPEYGATCGFFPVDAQALDYMRQTGRDEHQIALTEAYLRAQGMFRDTNTPDPIFTSSLSLDISTVRPSLAGPKRPQDRVALDVAAPSFEKALTEALGVAADKTQTTAPVAGTDYSIGHGSVVIAAITSCTNTSNPAVLIAAGLVARKARALGLTPKPWVKTSLAPGSQVVTDYLDRANLTEDLSALGFDTVGYGCTTCIGNSGPLPQNIVDAIEENGLVATSVLSGNRNFEGRISPNVRANYLASPPLVVAYALFGTMREDITTAILGHGPDGQEIRLKDIWPSNAEVAELIGSAVTREAFVERYGKITEGTPEWRALGAAADSATFNWQPSSTYVQNPPYFDGLTAEPAPRKDITGARILALLGDNITTDHISPAGSIAASTPAGEYLQSHQVPVRDFNSYGSRRGNDRVMVRGTFANIRIRNEMAPGTEGGMTSFQPDGTIMPIYDAAKRYEESGTPLVVFGGKEYGMGSSRDWAAKGTRLLGITAVITESFERIHRSNLVGMGVLPLTFEPGTTRKTLNLNGSETIAIEGVEDLAPGKTLTMIITRQDGSTQSVPLLCRVDTIDEVAYFQHGGILPYVLRGMASA; encoded by the coding sequence ATGAAACTCGTCGGCAACGACCTCCTGAATGCTGGCCGTGACCTCAGCGTTGATGGCCGCTCTTACCGTTATTTCTCTCTACCCGCCGCAGCAGAGAAAATTGGCGATGTATCGCGCCTGCCAGTCAGCCTCAAAATCCTGCTGGAAAATACCCTCCGCTTCACAGACGGCACCAGCTACACAGAAGCAGACGCACAGGCTATTGCGGATTGGCTTAAAAATGCCAGTTCCACACAGGAAGTCCCCTTCAAACCCGCCCGCATCCTGATGCAGGACTTCACCGGCGTTCCCGCCGTTGTAGACCTTGCCGCCATGCGCGATGGCATTCTCTCACTTGGTGGCGACCCTCGCCGCGTGAATCCACTCGTCCCAGTGGACTTGGTCATCGATCACTCCGTCATGGTGGATGTCTCTGGCCGTGAAGACGCGCTTCAGCAAAACGTCACCCGCGAGTTTGAGCGCAATGGTGAACGTTACGCCTTCCTGCGCTGGGGCCAACAAGCCTTTGACCAGTTCCGCGTTGTCCCGCCCGGTGCCGGCATCTGCCATCAGGTAAACCTAGAATATCTCTCCCGCGTCGTCTGGACCCGTGAGATTGACGGCACCACCTACGCCTACCCAGACACACTCTACGGCACCGATTCCCATACCACGATGGTCAACGGCCTCGGTGTTCTCGGTTGGGGCGTGGGCGGCATTGAAGCAGAAGCCGCCATGCTCGGCCAGCCCATCGCCATGCTGATACCTGATGTGATCGGCTTTCGTCTGGAAGGCAAACTGCCAGAAGGCACCACAGCAACAGACCTCGTGCTAACCATCACGCAAATGCTACGCGCTAAAGGCGTCGTCGGTAAATTTGTTGAGTTCTACGGCCCAGCGCTAAATGATCTACCACTGGCAGACCGCGCAACAATCGCCAATATGGCCCCAGAATATGGCGCAACCTGTGGCTTCTTCCCCGTCGATGCACAAGCACTCGATTACATGCGCCAAACAGGCCGTGATGAGCACCAAATTGCGCTGACAGAAGCTTATCTACGTGCACAAGGTATGTTCCGGGACACGAACACGCCGGACCCTATTTTTACCTCTTCTTTGTCGCTCGACATTTCAACAGTACGCCCCTCGCTTGCTGGCCCAAAGCGCCCACAAGACCGCGTTGCCCTCGATGTTGCTGCACCTTCCTTTGAAAAAGCCCTCACCGAAGCTTTAGGCGTCGCAGCAGACAAAACTCAAACAACCGCTCCCGTAGCCGGAACAGACTACAGCATCGGCCATGGCTCCGTTGTAATCGCGGCCATCACCTCCTGCACAAATACATCCAACCCAGCTGTACTCATCGCTGCTGGCCTCGTCGCACGTAAGGCGCGGGCTTTGGGCCTTACTCCGAAGCCATGGGTCAAAACATCTCTCGCACCGGGCTCTCAAGTGGTCACGGACTACTTGGATCGTGCGAATCTTACCGAAGACCTCAGCGCGCTGGGCTTCGATACGGTCGGGTATGGCTGCACCACCTGTATCGGCAACTCCGGCCCATTACCGCAAAACATCGTCGATGCAATCGAAGAAAACGGCCTCGTGGCAACCTCCGTTCTCTCCGGAAACCGCAACTTCGAAGGACGTATCTCCCCGAATGTCCGCGCCAATTACCTTGCCAGCCCTCCGCTAGTCGTTGCTTACGCCCTCTTCGGCACCATGCGCGAAGACATCACCACAGCAATCCTTGGCCATGGCCCAGACGGTCAGGAAATTCGCCTAAAAGATATCTGGCCCAGCAACGCCGAAGTAGCCGAACTCATCGGTTCCGCCGTCACACGTGAAGCTTTTGTCGAACGCTACGGAAAAATCACCGAAGGCACCCCAGAGTGGCGGGCCCTTGGTGCAGCCGCGGATTCAGCAACCTTTAACTGGCAGCCAAGCTCTACCTATGTGCAAAACCCGCCCTATTTTGATGGTCTGACAGCAGAACCTGCACCACGCAAAGACATTACTGGCGCGCGCATTCTGGCCCTACTCGGTGACAACATCACCACAGACCATATCTCCCCCGCCGGTTCGATCGCAGCCAGCACGCCCGCTGGTGAATACCTGCAATCACATCAGGTTCCCGTGCGTGACTTCAACTCTTATGGCTCACGCCGTGGCAATGACCGCGTCATGGTCCGTGGCACTTTTGCCAATATCCGTATCCGTAACGAAATGGCCCCCGGTACTGAAGGCGGCATGACCTCCTTCCAGCCGGACGGCACCATCATGCCTATTTACGACGCAGCTAAACGCTACGAAGAATCCGGCACGCCACTCGTTGTATTCGGTGGCAAAGAATACGGCATGGGGTCTTCCCGCGATTGGGCCGCAAAGGGCACACGCCTTTTAGGCATCACCGCCGTCATTACCGAAAGCTTCGAGCGTATCCACCGCTCAAACCTCGTGGGCATGGGCGTTCTACCACTCACTTTTGAGCCAGGTACCACACGCAAAACCCTGAACCTGAATGGGTCAGAGACCATCGCTATTGAAGGCGTTGAAGATCTGGCGCCGGGCAAAACCCTCACCATGATCATCACCCGGCAAGATGGCAGCACACAAAGTGTCCCCTTGCTGTGCCGCGTCGATACAATTGATGAAGTCGCATATTTCCAGCACGGGGGCATCCTGCCCTACGTTCTGCGCGGCATGGCCTCCGCCTGA
- the proC gene encoding pyrroline-5-carboxylate reductase, producing the protein MPAPSILLAGCGKLGSALLGGWLASPNPPRLVVLDRHKTCDNDNVTVIRTADSVPDDFTPDIIVLAIKPAVAEDVIASLAETLGARLDKAAFLSVMAGRTCASLSAAAKKSGHSCPTLRAMPNTPSTLGAGVSGLYASPEATEQQTQLCHDLLSAVGDVVEVTEEKDLLGVTALSGSGPAYVFLLAELLEKAGQAQGLSPENARQLARGTIYGAGRMLHELPDDAEKLRKAVTSPNGTTAAALAELMKEEAWPTAIEKAINAAVKRADELAG; encoded by the coding sequence ATGCCTGCCCCCTCAATTCTTCTCGCCGGATGCGGTAAACTCGGGAGCGCCCTTCTAGGAGGGTGGCTCGCATCTCCAAACCCACCGCGCCTTGTCGTGCTGGACCGACACAAAACGTGTGACAACGATAACGTCACAGTCATTCGCACAGCGGACAGCGTTCCGGATGACTTTACGCCTGATATAATCGTCCTTGCTATCAAGCCTGCCGTTGCCGAAGACGTTATCGCTTCATTGGCTGAAACTCTTGGGGCGCGTCTAGATAAAGCCGCCTTTTTATCGGTTATGGCCGGACGTACATGCGCATCATTAAGTGCTGCTGCCAAAAAATCCGGACATTCATGCCCAACACTCCGTGCAATGCCAAACACACCCTCCACCTTAGGTGCTGGTGTCAGCGGCCTTTACGCCAGTCCGGAAGCGACAGAGCAGCAAACGCAGCTTTGCCATGACCTTCTCTCCGCAGTCGGTGATGTTGTAGAGGTCACTGAAGAAAAAGACCTTCTTGGCGTAACGGCTCTTTCCGGCTCCGGCCCAGCTTATGTTTTCCTTCTGGCTGAATTGCTGGAAAAAGCCGGACAAGCGCAGGGCCTCTCACCTGAAAATGCCCGCCAACTGGCACGCGGAACCATTTACGGTGCAGGGCGCATGCTCCACGAATTACCCGATGATGCTGAAAAACTCCGTAAGGCTGTCACCAGCCCGAATGGCACAACAGCCGCCGCGCTTGCCGAACTTATGAAAGAAGAAGCTTGGCCAACCGCTATCGAAAAAGCGATTAATGCCGCGGTTAAACGCGCTGACGAACTCGCTGGTTAA
- a CDS encoding type III secretion system chaperone family protein has translation MPALNTSSHSEAESHPLDLMEQVLGLYEWEFERLGPNEMVAQAPGQWCDYGLIFTWSDELSALHLNAVFDLHPPKKLRSNAYELIALANSRLWVGHFIVDAESRIPAYRHTLLMRGTSSLPSESMEDLIDIALSECDRFYPAFQFALWGGQSPQSALDAAMLDCIGDA, from the coding sequence ATGCCTGCCTTGAACACCTCATCCCACTCAGAAGCCGAATCCCACCCGCTCGACCTCATGGAACAAGTCTTGGGCTTGTATGAATGGGAGTTTGAACGCCTTGGCCCCAATGAAATGGTTGCCCAAGCTCCGGGGCAATGGTGCGATTATGGCCTGATTTTCACATGGTCAGATGAATTATCTGCCCTGCACCTCAACGCGGTGTTTGACCTCCATCCTCCTAAAAAACTGCGCTCCAATGCGTATGAACTCATCGCCTTGGCCAATAGCCGACTCTGGGTTGGCCACTTTATTGTAGATGCTGAAAGCCGCATCCCGGCCTATCGCCACACCTTGCTTATGCGAGGCACGTCTTCCCTACCAAGCGAAAGCATGGAAGATTTGATCGATATTGCCCTTTCAGAATGTGACCGTTTCTACCCGGCCTTTCAATTTGCGCTCTGGGGCGGCCAAAGCCCTCAAAGCGCGTTAGATGCTGCAATGCTCGATTGTATCGGAGACGCTTGA